The Deinococcus sp. KNUC1210 nucleotide sequence AACCCAGATCGCGGGAAATCGCCTCGGCACCGTGGCTCAGCTGCAACAGGCGCTGGCGCAGTACGGCGGGATCGGGCGAGGTTTCTGCCTCCCCGTGCACCGCCAGTGCTGCCACCACCTTGCCGTTTGCCTGGAAGACCGGAGCCGCACATTCGACCCGGCCCCGACCCGGGGGCTCGTTCCACACAGCCAGCCAGGTTTTGCGGGCCAGCCCATCGACGAAGTCCAGATCAGCCACGGGTCGCCCCGCTGTCGGCAGGAGCGCCCGGACGCTGCTGAAGGTTTGCTGACGGATCTGCTGCGGCGCAAAGGCCATCAAAATCGAGGCTGAAGCGCCCTGGGTGAGCGACAGACGCTGACCCGAATGGATCGGCGGAGGTGTGGTACCGGGCGCGGTGATCACCTCGGCATACAGTCCTTCACTCCCCTGGAGGACCGCCCAGGAGACACTCCACCCGGTCCGCTGCGACAACTGATGCAGATACGGCAAGGCGATGTTGCGGGCAGGGGCACTGTCCTGCACGAAGGAACTCAACTCGATAAAACGGGTCCCGAGGCGGTAGACGTCTCCTTCACGCCGCAAGAAGCTGTACTTTTCGAGCACACGGATCGAGCGCAGACAGCTGGCTTTGGGAAGGGCACTTGCCCGGGCCAGCGCCGAGAGTGTCCAGCCCGTCTGACGCGGTGTAAAAAACGTCAGCAGATACAGTGGGCGTTCCAGGGTCGCGATCTCTCCGGCAGAGGGCGCGGCATCGGTCATAGGGCCACACCGCACGGCGACAGGGCCAGGCAAGACCGAAGCAGCGTCCGGAGTTGGTCCGGCACTGGCTTTGCGAGAGACACACACTTCATATGTTCCAGTGTCGTCCAATTTTTGGGCAGGGGAGCAGCAAGGTAGGTACACATCTTGAGAATTAGTTCATCGTTCGGCATTCACGGCTTCCAGTCAGACAGAGTTGGCCCCGGTCCAAGGCACTTGGCCTGATACAGCAGGCGGTCTGCGCATGACAACATATCTTCTGCCCGAGACCACGCGGTCTGGGTACACAGTCCGAGATGGACAGCCGTTGACCCGCCCGACTGCTCGGAAAAGCCGTCTTCCACGGTACGCCGCCAGCCTTCACACAGCGTCCAGGCACGTCGAGGAGACGTACCGGGCAACAGCACACCCAACACGCGGCCCTTCAGGAGACTGTAGACCGCCTTGGACG carries:
- a CDS encoding IclR family transcriptional regulator — its product is MTDAAPSAGEIATLERPLYLLTFFTPRQTGWTLSALARASALPKASCLRSIRVLEKYSFLRREGDVYRLGTRFIELSSFVQDSAPARNIALPYLHQLSQRTGWSVSWAVLQGSEGLYAEVITAPGTTPPPIHSGQRLSLTQGASASILMAFAPQQIRQQTFSSVRALLPTAGRPVADLDFVDGLARKTWLAVWNEPPGRGRVECAAPVFQANGKVVAALAVHGEAETSPDPAVLRQRLLQLSHGAEAISRDLGYSHEWQGDTDFFLQMLRGVQRLS